Proteins from a single region of Styela clava chromosome 1, kaStyClav1.hap1.2, whole genome shotgun sequence:
- the LOC144425196 gene encoding uncharacterized protein LOC144425196 — translation MNLTVLAILFSILITSASAQDTVVVQILGRKNVLMGSNYFSSNNVEITTRQNLPVKDWEVTWLNIQNAYNTFFIGGNDIAREGDWKWQNGTDVIMIGEVGYQNWKYNQPNGGTGKNCLTVGRETYEWVDISLFPGPFVRIQTINGNQKNCSATDCSTATQAECYKSSSKVSTATTMAGNPTIHQISNTVCNSDLVVSWKPHTNAVGFRHKIEVSPTSGESTRWVDSPTSEKQSTTITNLSPTSTFLIKKTACVTKVNCPTKYSTIRSARKDGSTLSVESSSIIQYKNTQTCVISWILYNKTETGDSYTVELNLTSTPVSSQDANSEIDTKLIEVTSSSGYSFQPEPNRNYSVSIKIFNCYWSVIGSCVGNPKEKKSFELNIVSFVIGFLIPLIFYVIFGLIIYRLINKIKKLKKHAEAKEHNYENIQEKGATPSNDPVSQPSYSNVLQETVGYDQALPAPTKQTQVESAYDQLSSSNVLQEAAGYEQALPAPTKQRQVESAYEQPSSSNVLQEAV, via the exons ATGAATCTTACAGTTTTGGCGATATTGTTTTCAATCCTCATCACCAGTGCTTCAGCTCAAG ATACCGTTGTGGTTCAGATCCTTGGAAGAAAGAATGTATTGATGGGTTCGAActacttttcttcaaacaacgTAGAAATTACAACAAGGCAAAATCTTCCTGTGAAGGATTGGGAAGTTACTTGGCTAAA CATACAAAATGCATATAACACCTTTTTCATCGGAGGAAATGACATAGCTAGAGAAGGAGATTGGAAATGGCAGAATGGTACTGATGTGATAATGATAGGAGAAGTGGGATATCAAAACTG GAAATATAATCAGCCAAATGGTGGGACTGGTAAAAATTGTCTGACAGTCGGTAGAGAAACGTATGAATGGGTTGATATATCCT TGTTTCCAGGCCCGTTCGTTAGAATACAAACAATCAATGGAAACCAGAAAAATTGTTCTGCAACAGACTGCAGCACTGCAACACAAGCTGAATGTTACAAATCATCCAGCAAAGTATCAACCGCAACTACAA TGGCTGGAAATCCCACAATCCATCAAATATCAAATACCGTCTGCAACTCTGACTTGGTCGTCTCATGGAAACCACATACAAATGCTGTTGGATTTCGACATAA AATAGAAGTAAGTCCGACCTCAGGTGAATCAACAAGATGGGTGGATTCACCAACATCTGAGAAACAGTCAACCACAATAACCAATTTGTCGCCTACCTCAACCTTTCTAATCAAA AAAACTGCATGTGTAACAAAGGTTAACTGTCCAACCAAATATTCTACCATCCGAAGCGCAAGAAAAGACGGATCAACGTTATCTGTTGAATCTTCGTCTATAATACAATACAAGAATACGCAAACTTGCGTCATCTCATGGATCTTATATAACAAAACAGAGACTGGTGATTCTTATACCGTG GAACTGAATCTAACTTCAACTCCAGTTTCTTCGCAAGATGCAAACTCGGAGATAGACACAAAGCTCATAGAAGTGACGTCATCATCCGGGTATTCATTTCAACCAGAACCAAATCGTAATTATTCTGTTtcgatcaaaatattcaattgctATTGGTCTGTCATAGGTTCTTGTGTGGGAAATCCAAAAG AAAAGAAATCGTTTGAGTTGAACATCGTCAGTTTTGTGATCGGTTTTTTGATTCCTTTGATCTTCTACGTAATCTTTGGCTTAATCATATACAGACTGATAAATAAGATAAAGAAGTTAAAGAAACATGCAGAAGCGAAAGAACATAATTACGAAAATATACAAGAAAAAGGTG CAACTCCTTCCAACGACCCAGTTTCTCAACCATCATATTCGAACGTGCTACAAGAAACTGTCGGTTACGACCAAGCTCTTCCTGCGCCAACTAAGCAAACACAAGTGGAGTCAGCTTACGACCAACTATCATCTTCAAATGTGCTGCAAGAAGCTGCCGGTTACGAACAAGCTCTTCCTGCGCCAACTAAGCAAAGACAAGTGGAGTCAGCTTACGAACAACCATCCTCTTCAAATGTGCTACAAGAAGCTGTATAG
- the LOC144425631 gene encoding uncharacterized protein LOC144425631 — protein MNLKILVILFSILITSVSAQDPWKKECVDGFELLFYKQGKTYEKAKTFCERLGGYLAKVDNERMTTVINSAFDLQNMVNTFYIGGNDIAIEEDWKWQDGTNVIMRGEVGYQNWYSNEPNNFGNEDCLAVGKKTYEWIDISCDEIIYYICQKVFPGPFVRIQTINGNQKRCSATECSAVTQVDWYKSSNKVSTATTSRVYQTLQNGSAILNLQNANIADAGSYSCRYRIGKTEKNTTESYEVAGNPTIQQISNNVCNSNLIISWQPHTNAVGFPHKIEVSPTSGESTKWLDSPTPEKQSTTITNLSPTTTFQIKITACVTKDNCPTQYSTIRSARTGGSKLSVESSSIIQYKNTQTCVISWILYNKTETGDSYIVELNLTSTPVSSLDANSEVATKLIEVTTSSGYSFQPEPNRNYSASIKIFNCYWSVIGSCVGKPKEKKSFELNIVIFVIGFLIPLIFYVIFGLIIYRLINKIKKLKKHAEAKEHNYENIQEKATPSNDPVSQPSYSNVLQETAGYEQALPAPTKQTQVESAYEQLSSSNVLQEAAGYEQALPAPTKQTQVESAYEQPSSSNVLQEAAGYKQALSATTMKTRVETAYETYNA, from the exons ATGAATCTTAAAATTTTGGTGATATTGTTTTCGATCCTTATCACCAGTGTTTCAGCTCAAG ATCCCTGGAAGAAAGAATGTGTTGATGGGTTTGAACTGCTTTTTTACAAACAAGGTAAAACTTACGAAAAAGCAAAAACATTCTGTGAAAGATTGGGAGGTTACTTAGCTAAAGTTGATAATGAGAGAATGACGACAGTCATTAATTCAGCATTCGA cTTACAAAACATGGTAAACACATTTTATATCGGTGGAAACGACATAGCAATAGAAGAAGATTGGAAATGGCAGGATGGTACTAATGTGATAATGAGAGGAGAAGTGGGATATCAAAACtg GTATTCGAATGAACCAAACAATTTTGGCAATGAAGATTGTTTGGCAGTTGGAAAAAAAACGTATGAGTGGATTGATATATCTTGTGATGAAATCATCTACTACATTTGCCAGAAAG TATTTCCAGGCCCGTTCGTTAGAATACAAACCATCAACGGAAACCAGAAAAGGTGTTCTGCAACAGAATGCAGCGCTGTTACACAAGTTGATTGGTACAAATCATCTAACAAAGTATCAACCGCAACTACAAGTAGAGTTTATCAAACGTTACAAAATGGATCAGCAATATTGAATCTTCAAAACGCAAATATTGCAGATGCGGGATCTTATAGTTGTCGTTATCGAATTGGCAAAACCGAGAAAAATACAACTGAATCATATGAGG TGGCTGGAAATCCCACAATTCAACAAATATCAAATAACGTCTGCAACTCTAACTTGATCATCTCATGGCAACCGCATACAAATGCTGTTGGATTTCCACACAA AATAGAAGTAAGTCCGACCTCAGGTGAATCAACAAAATGGTTGGATTCACCAACACCTGAGAAACAGTCAACCACAATAACCAATTTGTCGCCTACCACAACCTTTCAAATCAAA ATAACTGCATGTGTAACAAAGGATAACTGTCCAACCCAATATTCTACCATCCGAAGCGCAAGAACAGGCGGATCAAAGTTATCTGTTGAATCGTCATCTATTATACAATACAAGAATACGCAAACTTGCGTCATCTCATGGATCTTATATAACAAAACAGAGACTGGTGATTCTTATATCGTG GAACTGAATCTAACTTCAACTCCAGTTTCTTCGCTAGATGCAAACTCGGAGGTAGCCACAAAGCTCATAGAAGTGACGACATCATCCGGGTATTCATTTCAACCAGAACCAAATCGTAATTATTCTGCTtcgatcaaaatattcaattgctATTGGTCTGTCATAGGTTCTTGTGTGGGAAAACCAAAAG AAAAGAAATCGTTTGAGTTGAACATCGTCATTTTTGTGATCGGTTTTTTGATTCCTTTGATCTTCTACGTAATCTTTGGCTTAATCATATACAGACTGATAAATAAGATAAAAAAGTTAAAGAAACATGCAGAAGCGAAAGAACATAATTACGAAAATATACAAGAAAAAG CAACTCCTTCCAACGACCCAGTTTCTCAACCATCATATTCGAACGTGCTACAAGAAACTGCCGGTTACGAACAAGCTCTTCCTGCGCCAACTAAGCAAACACAAGTGGAGTCAGCTTACGAACAACTATCATCTTCAAATGTGCTGCAAGAAGCTGCCGGTTACGAACAAGCTCTTCCTGCGCCAACTAAGCAAACACAAGTAGAGTCAGCTTACGAACAACCATCCTCTTCAAATGTGCTACAAGAAGCTGCCGGTTACAAACAAGCTCTATCTGCGACAACTATGAAAACACGAGTGGAGACAGCTTACGAAACTTACAACGCCTGA